A genome region from Flavobacterium sp. CFS9 includes the following:
- a CDS encoding beta-ketoacyl synthase N-terminal-like domain-containing protein, which yields MENNIRKKDIAIVGISGKYPKSDNINEFWKHLMNGEELVHFYSDDELRAAGVTEKELANPDLIKAQASLEDPNSFDYSFFGYTRQEAMSMDPQVRMMHELVWLGLEDAGYNPKTYKDKIGLYLSASDNMNWRAYTMITNNDNVNSFYLNQISNKNFISTLISYNMNLRGPSYYVDTACSSSLVGIHQACRSLLMRECSIAIAGGVRVYSKAYKGHQYQEGMTNSKDGHCKAFDEDSSGIVSGEGAGVAVLKRLEDAIADKDQIYAVIRASVVNNDGNRKVGYTAPSISGQYECIKQAQQIADATPESITYIEAHGTGTKLGDPIEVEALNKSFEYNTNHHCALGSVKTNIGHLDSAAGITGFLKTTLALKNKMLPPSLHFKNPNPEINFKSGPFKVQTELSAWTSKDNQPLRAGVSSFGIGGNNAHVILQEAPVKEETAENNSYKLLRFSAQSAGALNAYQEKLTSFLEENEKGNFQDMAYTLQVGRNQFKYNRFLVSNSREKAIETLKDPLSKSVYSGKLSQKRKVVFMCTGSGAQYLNMGKDLYEKEPYFKELIDKGFSIIKELTGVDVTKVLYGENADPEKNTDINKNEFTQPIVFVFEYALAKLMMRWGITPDKLIGHSTGEYVAACLSEVFSFETGVKLVAKRALLMNKTPGGSMLSVSLSEEKIKAYLNDNVSLAVVNSPESCVLSGTDSAIEALIEILETEEILCSKLRISLGGHSFLMDSVLEEFRQELEKVEFSAPKIPFVSNLTGQLINSEEAVSTQYWVDHLRHTVRFSDGLATLLKDSDSIFIEVGPGNTLTTLFQQQKHDETSNNTAINLVRHPKQEINDQEHLCQKLGELWMNGIDINWETYYGVQKPYRVSMPGYVFNKTKLPVKVNPFALLNFSGSEGGAIAAPLTTEYYDDSEAFQEDLEDNVVSFVNYVPPSNETEEKLVEMWKSFFSKDEIGVLHDFFALGGNSLKGVTMLKLIQKRFDIEIKIKDFYQKSTIKELAAEIDMGLKLVTLQEESTYKSVMTI from the coding sequence ATGGAAAATAATATTAGAAAAAAAGATATTGCTATTGTTGGAATTTCAGGTAAATATCCCAAGTCAGATAATATTAATGAGTTCTGGAAACATTTAATGAACGGAGAAGAATTAGTTCATTTTTACAGCGATGATGAATTAAGAGCGGCAGGAGTAACGGAAAAAGAACTTGCTAATCCGGATTTGATAAAAGCACAAGCCTCTCTGGAAGACCCAAATAGTTTTGATTATTCTTTTTTTGGATACACCAGACAAGAAGCAATGTCAATGGACCCGCAGGTACGCATGATGCACGAACTGGTTTGGCTTGGTCTGGAAGATGCCGGGTACAATCCTAAAACATACAAAGATAAAATCGGACTGTATTTGTCTGCTTCAGACAATATGAATTGGAGAGCCTATACCATGATCACCAATAACGATAACGTCAATTCATTTTACCTGAATCAAATCTCCAATAAAAACTTCATAAGTACTCTGATCTCTTATAATATGAACCTGAGAGGTCCCAGTTATTATGTAGATACAGCCTGTTCAAGTTCATTGGTCGGAATTCATCAGGCTTGTCGTTCCTTATTGATGAGAGAATGTTCGATTGCAATTGCCGGAGGAGTAAGAGTATATTCAAAAGCATACAAAGGACACCAGTATCAGGAAGGAATGACCAATTCTAAAGACGGTCACTGCAAAGCTTTTGATGAAGATTCGTCCGGTATTGTATCCGGAGAAGGAGCCGGAGTAGCCGTTCTGAAAAGACTGGAAGATGCCATAGCCGATAAAGATCAGATTTATGCCGTAATACGAGCTTCGGTAGTAAACAATGATGGAAACCGAAAAGTAGGGTACACCGCTCCAAGTATCAGCGGGCAGTATGAATGCATCAAACAGGCACAGCAGATTGCAGATGCTACACCGGAATCGATAACCTATATTGAAGCACATGGTACCGGTACAAAATTGGGCGATCCGATAGAAGTAGAAGCACTCAATAAATCTTTTGAATACAATACCAATCACCACTGCGCTTTAGGATCGGTAAAAACCAATATAGGGCATCTGGACAGTGCAGCAGGAATTACAGGATTTCTTAAAACAACACTGGCATTAAAAAATAAAATGCTTCCGCCGTCTTTACATTTTAAAAATCCAAATCCGGAAATTAATTTTAAATCCGGACCTTTTAAAGTACAGACAGAATTATCGGCCTGGACATCGAAAGACAACCAGCCTTTGAGAGCCGGTGTCAGCAGTTTTGGGATAGGCGGAAATAATGCCCATGTGATATTACAGGAAGCACCGGTGAAAGAAGAAACCGCAGAGAACAATTCGTATAAGTTATTGCGTTTTTCTGCACAATCTGCAGGAGCTTTAAATGCCTATCAGGAAAAGTTAACTTCGTTTCTTGAAGAAAATGAGAAAGGTAATTTTCAGGATATGGCCTATACTTTGCAGGTCGGCAGAAATCAGTTTAAGTACAATCGCTTTCTGGTAAGCAACTCCAGAGAAAAAGCCATTGAAACGTTAAAAGATCCTTTAAGCAAGTCGGTTTATTCCGGTAAACTAAGCCAAAAGAGAAAGGTCGTTTTCATGTGTACAGGATCCGGAGCACAATACCTCAACATGGGTAAGGACCTTTATGAAAAGGAACCTTATTTTAAAGAGCTCATCGACAAAGGATTTTCGATTATCAAAGAGTTAACCGGAGTAGATGTCACAAAGGTTTTGTACGGAGAAAATGCAGATCCGGAAAAAAATACAGACATTAATAAAAATGAATTCACGCAGCCTATCGTATTTGTTTTTGAATATGCTTTAGCCAAATTAATGATGCGTTGGGGAATTACTCCCGACAAATTAATAGGACACAGTACGGGAGAATATGTTGCCGCTTGTTTAAGCGAAGTGTTTTCTTTTGAAACCGGTGTAAAATTGGTGGCCAAACGTGCCTTATTGATGAACAAAACACCTGGAGGAAGCATGTTAAGCGTATCGCTTTCTGAAGAAAAAATAAAAGCCTACCTAAATGACAATGTGAGTTTAGCCGTGGTTAATTCTCCGGAATCTTGTGTTTTATCAGGAACTGATTCAGCTATTGAGGCGCTAATAGAAATATTGGAAACCGAAGAAATTTTATGTTCAAAATTAAGAATTTCATTAGGAGGACATTCGTTTTTAATGGATTCAGTTTTAGAAGAGTTCAGACAGGAGTTAGAAAAAGTCGAATTCTCGGCACCAAAAATTCCTTTTGTATCCAATCTTACAGGACAACTGATCAATTCGGAAGAAGCGGTATCAACGCAATATTGGGTTGATCATTTGCGTCATACAGTACGATTCTCAGACGGATTAGCCACATTGTTAAAAGATTCGGATAGCATTTTTATTGAAGTCGGACCAGGAAATACCTTAACCACTTTGTTTCAGCAGCAAAAGCACGATGAAACTTCCAATAATACCGCTATAAATTTGGTCAGACATCCAAAACAGGAAATTAATGATCAGGAGCATCTTTGTCAAAAATTAGGAGAATTGTGGATGAATGGTATCGACATTAACTGGGAAACTTATTACGGAGTGCAAAAACCATACAGAGTGTCTATGCCGGGTTATGTATTTAATAAAACCAAACTGCCTGTAAAAGTGAATCCTTTCGCACTTCTTAATTTCTCAGGATCAGAAGGAGGCGCTATTGCCGCACCGCTCACTACAGAATATTATGATGACAGTGAAGCCTTCCAGGAGGATTTAGAAGATAATGTGGTGTCTTTTGTAAACTATGTACCGCCATCCAATGAAACTGAGGAAAAGCTTGTTGAAATGTGGAAATCATTTTTTAGTAAAGACGAAATTGGAGTTTTACATGATTTCTTCGCCTTAGGAGGCAATTCTTTAAAAGGCGTTACCATGCTTAAACTAATTCAGAAACGATTTGACATCGAAATCAAAATTAAAGATTTCTACCAAAAATCGACCATCAAAGAACTGGCCGCAGAAATAGATATGGGATTAAAGCTTGTGACACTTCAGGAAGAGAGCACCTATAAATCGGTAATGACAATCTAA
- a CDS encoding amino acid adenylation domain-containing protein: MVNLLNEIYENNITISLEGTDLKLGFKNDVIDEVLIKKIKDNKQEIVSYLTKYSSVNKHNSIPKAEKQNSYEVSSSQLRMLSSILLDTDAKGFNYAVPNSVYLKQDINVAHFKRAVLSTIERHESLRTVFRISEEGEIRQHILEKDEIDFTIEFFDFRNSHKGKEEVKNFTREDVNEPFDIQNGPLIRVYLFQLAESEFIFYCNIHHVISDSWSLEILFKDIFAFYTSFSLGLPHELPELNVQYKDYAVWQNEQLASGFFKNQEAYFKDTFSGELPIINFTNNKSRPAIKTVNGFALKSYLSKQTTAEFKKLCSDKKGSIFMGLLAVWNVLVYKYTNSRDIIIGTAVGGRDHADLKAQIGCYINSLPLRNQIDPEQTFNTFFDTVKENTLSALDCQFYPFDHVLKLINYNKNMSRSPLFDVMILLQNAIDNSHQFKVDESQIDTIKQLGETSVLTDLDINFMEEGEHLCCHLVYNTDVFEAEFVSGLMTHFKQLLEKIVLQPDIPLQEIDYLSAEERKELVLDFNDITLDYSKEETLLSLFEKQVKQTPNGVALVAGKNKFTYADIDKASDDLARYIQTHYKIQKGKLIGIQLDRNEWNIISILAILKQGCAYVPIAPEMPNQVKEHIISDTQLELLITTTSYMFDLEFYTGALIAVDLGFDVSDCDSIAIEVTPSDLAYVIYTSGSTGLPKGVMIEHGQIVNTILSQIDYFKLDENNKGLQFAPFSFDASVWETFMILLSGGSLYMANDEQRKDANTLTAFIKENEINIATLPPSYIALVDIDDLKTLETLITAGEAPDYEIMKPYFKYGTYYNAYGPTEASVCGTVFKMPESNTEAYRNIPIGKPISNAKIHILDHHNNLVPVGVVGEICIGGTGVARGYLNREELTNSKFIKNPFAEKGNLYRTGDLGKWTKEGNIIYEGRNDEQVKIRGYRIELSAIEQQLLTDDQILEAVVGVEEGYEGAKELVAYIVASETINPGNIRSFLSKILPEYMIPQKYVQLEQMPLTINGKIDKKALPALHNNTVFDDNHTFVAATTFEEKLLVSVWEEVLKKEGIGIKDNFFTVGGDSIKSIQIVSKLKQHGFALKAGDIISKPKLEDLVPLLQKNDQILDQSEVTGEVILTPIQEFFFSKVRNKIFNAPEYYNHTVLLQTQDEVDPQVLESCIGQLVQHHDVLRMAFPEENNIRKQYNKSSTEESYTIHFYDLREDEDHLTTIRNTGIALQSSFNLATGPLVRIAHFRLKDGDRIAFIIHHLVVDGVSWRILLQDFADLYANSKEGNEYKLPYKTTSYQTWAKELKAHAQELKTTEELSYWQEICMQRGTPLCELKENEAYKLNCDTTTAMVLDKETTTLLQTSAHALLNTQIDDIILTCLGLAIKDTLHRDRVTVQMEGHGREEIIDTVDISRTVGYFTSFYPFVLNVSKHDVLENLVKVKEDLLKIPNKGIGYSVLHFLNDDVDLGTTFDLEYNYLGDFGYEVSSENDSVFRYGRESIGGNSSAANHNNLGFSVVGMISLGELKMNIGYSSLLFEKETMDELSSAFKNHLVTLVNHLNLLSESQAHQNEDVETNTAADFQITPNQNFILSKTMSQGIIGPIVTSKLDSKEDFLKRFKSFMELFPILRTQFYKEDELVKQRMLPSSEVPIEVYYETKVNKEQVTALLSKPFDVIEGALVKVLINTVSDQNSYIFISIHHALTDAFTNMILLKNLRAYFNDQPLEINHTLYYEFAAWQKSYLHSAEANEHRKYWLETLKDVVKKEQIEESPAGLIDCVQQTATITADDFAAFSKIINATGLTPSAFFTALHQLILSKHTDKALQLILVKARELGTNDIESHKVLGVVNNFLPLPVLKPSKTTKDSYVKEVYSLYMETLMHQQIPYEVICEDVERIYEVSVKSEIGGMLNFISSESEKQLDAAVTENSKKHSVNDFTQGIDLICSSYPNAVEISMSCSLEKYNTLFSEDFNFKKYLFELSQELI; this comes from the coding sequence ATGGTCAATTTATTAAATGAGATATATGAAAATAATATTACAATATCATTAGAAGGTACAGATCTTAAACTTGGTTTTAAGAATGACGTTATAGATGAGGTGCTTATTAAAAAGATAAAAGATAACAAACAGGAAATTGTCTCATACCTTACCAAATACTCCTCTGTAAACAAACACAACAGTATTCCCAAAGCGGAGAAACAAAACAGCTACGAAGTTTCGTCAAGCCAGCTTAGAATGTTATCTTCTATACTTTTAGATACAGATGCAAAAGGATTCAATTATGCAGTTCCAAATTCGGTTTATCTCAAACAGGATATTAATGTTGCCCACTTTAAACGTGCGGTATTAAGCACTATAGAGCGACACGAGTCCTTGCGTACCGTTTTCAGAATTAGTGAAGAAGGAGAAATCAGACAGCATATTCTGGAAAAAGACGAAATAGATTTTACAATTGAATTTTTTGACTTTAGAAATTCACATAAGGGGAAAGAAGAGGTAAAAAATTTCACAAGAGAAGATGTAAACGAACCATTTGATATTCAGAATGGTCCTTTGATCAGAGTCTATTTGTTTCAGTTAGCAGAAAGTGAATTTATCTTTTACTGCAACATTCATCACGTGATAAGCGACTCCTGGTCTCTTGAAATACTGTTTAAAGACATTTTTGCTTTTTATACCTCATTTTCACTGGGACTTCCTCACGAACTTCCGGAACTGAATGTTCAGTACAAAGACTATGCGGTCTGGCAAAATGAACAGCTTGCCAGTGGTTTCTTTAAAAATCAGGAGGCTTATTTTAAAGACACATTTTCAGGAGAATTACCCATAATTAACTTTACAAATAATAAAAGCAGACCGGCGATTAAAACAGTCAACGGCTTTGCACTTAAAAGCTACCTTTCGAAACAAACAACAGCAGAATTTAAAAAGCTTTGTTCAGATAAAAAAGGGAGTATATTTATGGGATTGCTTGCTGTCTGGAATGTACTGGTTTACAAATACACCAATAGCAGGGATATTATTATAGGAACAGCAGTTGGCGGACGCGATCATGCCGATTTAAAAGCACAGATAGGATGTTATATCAATTCGCTGCCATTGCGCAATCAGATCGATCCCGAACAGACATTCAATACGTTTTTTGACACCGTAAAAGAAAATACATTATCAGCCTTAGATTGTCAGTTCTATCCTTTTGATCATGTACTGAAACTCATCAACTATAATAAAAACATGTCAAGATCACCTCTGTTTGATGTGATGATTCTATTGCAGAATGCGATTGATAACAGTCACCAATTCAAGGTAGATGAAAGTCAGATTGACACTATAAAACAGTTGGGGGAAACTTCAGTGCTGACAGACTTAGACATCAATTTTATGGAAGAAGGAGAGCATTTATGCTGCCATCTGGTATACAATACAGACGTTTTTGAAGCTGAATTTGTATCGGGTTTGATGACACATTTCAAACAATTACTGGAAAAAATTGTTTTACAGCCCGATATTCCTCTTCAGGAAATTGATTACTTGTCTGCCGAAGAAAGAAAAGAACTGGTACTGGATTTCAACGACATCACACTGGATTATTCTAAAGAGGAAACCTTGTTGTCATTATTTGAAAAACAAGTAAAACAAACTCCCAACGGAGTAGCCCTTGTAGCCGGTAAAAATAAGTTTACCTATGCCGACATTGATAAGGCTTCAGATGATCTGGCACGTTACATTCAGACACATTATAAAATTCAAAAAGGAAAACTCATAGGAATACAGTTAGACCGTAATGAATGGAACATCATTTCTATACTTGCGATCTTAAAACAGGGATGTGCTTATGTTCCGATTGCTCCTGAAATGCCTAATCAGGTAAAAGAGCATATCATTTCAGATACACAGCTGGAATTACTCATTACCACAACCTCTTATATGTTTGATCTGGAATTTTATACCGGAGCTTTAATAGCAGTAGATTTAGGTTTTGATGTAAGTGACTGCGATTCGATAGCAATTGAAGTAACCCCTTCTGATCTGGCGTATGTAATTTATACCTCGGGATCAACAGGGCTTCCGAAAGGAGTAATGATTGAACACGGTCAGATTGTAAATACCATCCTTTCGCAAATTGATTATTTTAAATTGGATGAGAACAACAAAGGATTGCAGTTTGCTCCTTTCTCTTTTGATGCATCAGTATGGGAAACATTTATGATTCTTTTATCAGGAGGAAGTCTTTATATGGCAAATGATGAGCAGCGAAAAGATGCCAATACCCTTACTGCTTTCATAAAAGAAAATGAAATTAATATTGCGACATTACCCCCTTCCTATATTGCCCTGGTTGACATAGATGATTTAAAAACATTAGAAACACTCATCACAGCAGGAGAGGCACCGGATTATGAAATCATGAAACCATATTTTAAATACGGAACCTATTACAATGCTTATGGTCCAACAGAAGCCAGTGTTTGCGGAACCGTTTTTAAAATGCCCGAAAGCAATACAGAGGCCTACCGCAATATTCCAATTGGAAAACCAATTTCGAATGCTAAAATACATATCCTGGACCACCACAACAATCTGGTTCCGGTAGGAGTAGTAGGAGAAATATGCATCGGAGGGACAGGAGTCGCCAGAGGGTATTTAAACCGCGAAGAATTAACAAACAGTAAGTTTATTAAAAATCCATTTGCTGAGAAAGGGAACCTGTACAGAACAGGAGATTTGGGCAAGTGGACAAAAGAAGGGAATATCATCTACGAAGGACGTAATGATGAACAAGTAAAAATAAGAGGCTATCGCATCGAACTTTCTGCCATAGAACAACAGCTGTTAACTGACGATCAGATACTTGAAGCTGTCGTAGGGGTGGAAGAAGGATACGAAGGAGCAAAGGAGCTTGTCGCTTATATTGTAGCATCAGAAACCATTAATCCCGGAAACATAAGATCCTTCCTTTCTAAAATTCTTCCGGAATATATGATTCCACAAAAGTATGTGCAGCTCGAACAGATGCCGCTTACGATTAACGGAAAGATCGATAAAAAGGCATTGCCTGCACTGCATAACAATACAGTATTTGACGATAATCATACTTTTGTGGCCGCCACAACTTTTGAAGAAAAACTACTGGTAAGTGTTTGGGAAGAAGTGTTAAAGAAAGAAGGAATCGGAATTAAGGACAACTTCTTTACCGTAGGAGGAGATTCAATTAAATCGATTCAGATTGTTTCAAAACTCAAACAGCACGGATTTGCACTTAAAGCCGGGGATATCATATCAAAACCTAAACTGGAAGACCTTGTGCCGTTATTACAAAAGAATGATCAGATACTCGATCAGTCAGAAGTAACTGGAGAAGTGATTTTGACTCCTATTCAGGAATTTTTCTTCAGTAAAGTGAGAAACAAAATTTTTAATGCGCCTGAATATTACAATCACACTGTTTTACTTCAGACTCAGGATGAGGTTGATCCGCAGGTTTTAGAGTCATGTATCGGTCAGCTGGTACAACACCATGATGTACTTAGAATGGCTTTTCCGGAAGAAAATAATATCAGAAAGCAATACAATAAAAGCAGTACGGAAGAAAGTTATACCATCCATTTTTACGATTTAAGGGAAGATGAGGATCATCTGACCACAATCAGAAATACCGGAATAGCATTACAGTCTTCTTTCAACCTGGCAACCGGGCCTTTGGTAAGAATCGCTCATTTTAGATTAAAAGATGGTGATCGTATCGCTTTTATTATTCATCACTTAGTTGTAGATGGAGTTTCCTGGAGGATTTTATTACAGGATTTTGCCGATTTGTACGCGAATAGTAAAGAAGGAAACGAATATAAGCTTCCTTATAAAACCACTTCGTATCAAACGTGGGCAAAAGAGCTGAAAGCACATGCACAAGAGCTAAAAACAACCGAAGAACTTTCGTATTGGCAGGAAATATGTATGCAGCGCGGTACCCCTTTATGTGAGTTGAAAGAAAATGAAGCTTACAAACTCAATTGCGATACCACCACTGCAATGGTTTTAGATAAAGAAACCACAACACTTTTGCAGACCTCAGCGCATGCTTTGCTGAACACACAAATCGATGATATAATTTTAACCTGTCTTGGACTGGCTATTAAAGATACCTTACACAGAGACAGAGTGACCGTACAGATGGAAGGTCACGGAAGAGAAGAAATCATCGATACCGTAGACATAAGCCGCACTGTAGGATACTTTACATCGTTTTATCCTTTTGTATTAAATGTGTCAAAGCATGATGTATTGGAAAATTTAGTTAAAGTAAAAGAAGATTTGCTAAAAATTCCGAACAAAGGTATAGGATACAGTGTCTTACATTTTCTAAATGATGACGTTGACCTCGGTACTACCTTTGATTTGGAGTACAATTACCTGGGTGATTTTGGATATGAGGTCTCATCAGAGAATGATTCGGTGTTCAGGTACGGACGGGAAAGTATCGGTGGAAACTCAAGTGCAGCCAATCATAATAATTTAGGATTTAGTGTTGTAGGGATGATCTCACTGGGAGAACTCAAAATGAATATAGGCTATTCTTCTTTGTTATTTGAAAAAGAAACAATGGATGAATTGTCCAGTGCCTTTAAAAATCATTTGGTTACGCTGGTAAATCATTTAAACTTATTAAGTGAAAGTCAGGCACATCAGAACGAGGATGTTGAAACCAATACAGCAGCAGATTTTCAGATAACGCCGAATCAGAATTTTATATTGAGTAAGACCATGTCTCAGGGGATTATAGGTCCAATAGTCACTTCTAAATTAGATTCAAAAGAGGATTTCTTAAAAAGGTTTAAATCGTTTATGGAGCTGTTCCCAATTTTGAGAACTCAGTTTTATAAAGAAGATGAACTTGTAAAACAACGAATGTTGCCTTCATCAGAAGTCCCAATTGAAGTTTATTATGAAACAAAAGTAAACAAAGAACAGGTTACAGCTTTATTGTCTAAGCCTTTTGACGTAATAGAAGGGGCATTAGTAAAAGTACTTATAAATACTGTGTCAGATCAAAACTCTTACATTTTTATAAGCATACATCACGCACTTACGGATGCTTTTACCAACATGATTTTGCTTAAAAATCTGAGAGCTTATTTTAATGATCAGCCTTTAGAAATCAATCATACTTTGTATTATGAGTTTGCGGCCTGGCAAAAATCATATTTGCACTCCGCAGAAGCAAATGAGCATAGAAAGTACTGGCTGGAAACCTTAAAAGATGTTGTAAAAAAAGAGCAGATCGAGGAAAGCCCTGCCGGATTGATCGACTGTGTACAGCAAACGGCCACGATAACAGCCGATGATTTTGCTGCGTTTTCGAAAATCATAAATGCAACCGGTCTGACTCCTTCGGCTTTCTTTACAGCGTTACACCAGTTAATACTTAGTAAACATACTGACAAAGCTTTACAGCTGATTTTGGTAAAGGCAAGAGAATTAGGAACTAATGATATCGAAAGCCATAAAGTACTGGGAGTTGTAAATAATTTTCTGCCTTTACCGGTTTTGAAACCTTCAAAAACCACAAAAGACAGTTATGTTAAAGAAGTTTATAGTCTCTATATGGAAACACTTATGCATCAGCAGATTCCTTATGAGGTGATCTGCGAAGATGTGGAGCGTATTTATGAGGTTTCGGTAAAAAGCGAAATAGGAGGTATGTTAAATTTTATTAGCAGTGAAAGCGAAAAACAACTGGATGCCGCAGTGACTGAAAACAGCAAAAAACATTCGGTCAATGATTTTACTCAGGGTATAGACTTAATCTGCAGTAGCTATCCAAACGCAGTTGAAATAAGCATGTCCTGC